From one Montipora capricornis isolate CH-2021 chromosome 10, ASM3666992v2, whole genome shotgun sequence genomic stretch:
- the LOC138019527 gene encoding uncharacterized protein, with the protein MLNFSSPALVVLHINPFKVQSWSCRGERGAAYSVGMGIMLRTTSYPFLWHLLAIMQLHLITRGLYLIPLGHINQCRITHARTNTECHWKGKPLYCIVNISQHMDLPSECHAGYHFGILTNSFPLQACAPWMIS; encoded by the exons ATGCTGAATTTCAGCTCTCCAGCGCTTGTGGTTCTTCATATCAATCCCTTCAAAGTTCAAAGTTGGAGTTGCCGTGGAGAAAGAGGCGCCGCATACAGT GTTGGAATGGGAATAATGCTACGTACCACTTCATATCCTTTTTTGTGGCACTTACTGGCTATCATGCAGCTCCACTTAATCACAAGAGGGTTGTACCTCATTCCTTTGGG CCACATCAACCAGTGTAGGATCACTCATGCCAGGACAAACAC GGAATGTCACTGGAAAGGCAAACCTCTTTACTGCATTGTGAACATATCACAACACATGGATTTACCTTCAGAATGCCACGCTGGGTATCACTTCGGGATTTTGACGAACTCTTTCCCCTTGCAGGCTTGTGCCCCCTGGATGATAAGCTGA